From a region of the Castanea sativa cultivar Marrone di Chiusa Pesio chromosome 10, ASM4071231v1 genome:
- the LOC142611659 gene encoding protein P21-like — MSIFKNLSITFFFFATLFFTFAHAAQFTITNNCPYVVWAAAVPGGGRQLNSKESWPLDVNAGTTGGRVWARTGCNFDGSGHGSCQTGDCGGLLQCQAYGAPPNTLAEFALNQYLNLDFFDISLVDGFNVPMDFSPTSNGCTKGITCTADINGQCPAELKTPSGYCNNPCTVFKTDEYCCNSGNCGPTTFSEFFKNLCPDAYSYPKDDATSTFTCNGGTNYNVVFCP, encoded by the coding sequence ATGAGCATCTTCAAAAACTTGTCcattaccttcttcttttttgccactcttttctttactttcgCTCATGCAGCCCAATTCACCATAACAAACAATTGTCCCTATGTGGTTTGGGCTGCAGCCGTGCCTGGTGGTGGTAGGCAACTCAACTCAAAAGAGTCTTGGCCCCTTGATGTGAATGCTGGCACAACTGGGGGCCGCGTTTGGGCTCGAACTGGGTGCAATTTTGATGGATCCGGGCATGGCAGTTGTCAGACTGGTGATTGTGGTGGGCTTCTTCAATGCCAAGCCTATGGTGCACCCCCAAACACCCTTGCCGAATTTGCTTTAAACCAATATCTAAACCTGGATTTCTTTGACATCTCTCTTGTTGATGGGTTTAATGTTCCTATGGATTTTAGCCCAACCTCTAATGGGTGCACCAAAGGAATAACATGTACAGCTGATATCAATGGACAGTGCCCAGCTGAATTGAAAACTCCTAGTGGGTACTGTAACAACCCTTGTACCGTTTTCAAAACTGATGAATATTGTTGCAACTCTGGGAATTGTGGGCCTACAactttttctgaatttttcaagAATCTGTGCCCAGATGCTTACAGTTACCCTAAGGATGATGCAACAAGCACATTCACGTGCAATGGTGGGACTAACTATAATGTTGTGTTCTGCCCTTAA
- the LOC142612969 gene encoding protein P21-like — protein MNPFKNLSISFFYFFFILFIAFAHAARFDITNNCNFTIWAAAAPIAGGRQINEGGIWSLEVSPGSSGRIWARTGCNFDGSGNGSCQTGDCGGLLQCKAYGAPPSTLAEFSLNQFQNMDFFDISLVLGFNVPMEFSPTSGGCTNGIRCTADINGQCPAELKAPGGCNNPCTVFKTDEYCCNSGNCGPTNYSKFFKDRCPSAYSYPKDDVTNTLTCNGGTNYKVVFCP, from the coding sequence ATGAACCCCTTCAAAAACCTGTCCATATCtttcttctacttctttttcattcttttcattGCCTTTGCCCATGCAGCTAGATTTGATATAACAAACAATTGCAACTTCACAATTTGGGCCGCAGCTGCGCCTATAGCTGGTGGCAGGCAGATTAACGAAGGTGGAATCTGGAGCCTCGAAGTTAGCCCTGGATCATCGGGCCGCATTTGGGCCCGAACTGGGTGCAATTTTGATGGATCTGGGAATGGCAGTTGTCAGACCGGTGACTGTGGTGGACTTCTTCAATGCAAAGCCTATGGTGCACCTCCAAGCACCCTTGCCGAATTTTCGCTAAACCAATTTCAAAACATGGATTTCTTTGACATATCTCTTGTTCTTGGGTTTAATGTTCCTATGGAATTTAGTCCCACCTCTGGTGGTTGCACCAATGGAATAAGATGCACCGCTGATATCAATGGACAGTGCCCAGCTGAATTGAAAGCTCCTGGTGGGTGTAACAATCCTTGTACTGTATTCAAGACCGATGAATATTGTTGCAATTCTGGAAACTGTGGACCCACAAATTATTCCAAATTTTTCAAGGATCGGTGCCCGAGTGCTTACAGTTACCCTAAGGATGATGTAACAAACACACTTACTTGCAATGGTGGGACTAACTATAAGGTTGTGTTTTGCCCTTGA